Proteins encoded in a region of the Coleofasciculaceae cyanobacterium genome:
- a CDS encoding AAA family ATPase, which produces MGQVVSLVNQKGGVSKSTTSVHLAYWLIKKKKRKTLLIDADSQRSSSLWVEGMEDIEIPCQVIGSPDELLEQIPELAVDYDYLIVDGPASLSEATRAILFRSDLAFIPVQPTGVDLRSASDAMRLVKQAQSVRGGLPKAVMFLSRAVKGTKLKDQAIALLSCLSRSPAP; this is translated from the coding sequence ATGGGACAGGTTGTATCGTTAGTCAATCAAAAAGGCGGAGTGTCCAAGTCCACTACCTCCGTCCATTTAGCTTATTGGCTAATCAAGAAGAAGAAAAGAAAGACATTATTAATAGATGCCGATAGTCAACGTTCTAGTTCTTTATGGGTTGAGGGGATGGAAGACATTGAAATTCCTTGTCAGGTGATTGGTTCGCCCGATGAGTTGCTCGAACAGATACCAGAACTCGCAGTAGATTATGACTATTTGATAGTGGATGGACCTGCCAGTTTATCCGAAGCAACCAGAGCAATTTTATTTAGGTCAGATTTGGCATTTATTCCCGTACAGCCTACAGGAGTAGATTTACGTTCGGCTTCTGATGCCATGAGATTAGTCAAACAGGCTCAATCTGTCAGAGGTGGCTTACCCAAAGCAGTAATGTTTCTTTCTCGTGCGGTGAAAGGGACAAAGTTAAAAGATCAGGCGATCGCTTTGCTTAGCTGCCTGAGCAGAAGCCCAGCACCGTAA